The genomic interval CAATGGCCTCGGCTGTACGAACTCCGTGCTTCATCATATCGTTGAGGCCGATGCCTTCCCAGCCGAAACCGCAGATGTAAAGACCGGGAAAATGTTCCCTGAGATGATTACGCCAGCTGAGCAGTTCAGGATAGTGCTGCTCCAGCTGGGGAATGCTTCCCCAGGGCCGCAGAACTTTGGTGTAAACCGGTTCGCCATGAAGCGGTAGAATATCCCTGACGTCATCAAGGGCTCTGCGGATCAACTCCTCGTCGCTGAGTGTAAGCCGTTCGGGATGTCTGCGTCCGCCGACCAACGTCTCGAAGAGGATGTGGCCGGCAGGAGCTCGTCCCGGGAACATGTTGGAAGAGAAGAGCGTGCCAAGGGTGAAGCGCTGCTCCTGTTCCGGAATGAGATAACCGAACCCCGGAGGCAGGCTGGAGCCCGGACCGTAGCCGAATACCACGGTGAGGATATCCGCTTCGGCAACTGCGGGAAGCGGTGGTGGAACAAGCTCCCGGAGCAGAGAAATGGCGGTATTTGTCGGCACGGCAAGAACGAGGTTGTCCGCCTCGAATCGACCGCGGCTGGTGACCACCCGCCAGCCGCCATCAAGCCTTGAGAGGGACTGAACTTCACAGTTCAGGAAGAGATCGGCATCTTCGGTGAGGTATTGACTCAGTTTCTGCGGCAGCCTTGCCATGCCTTCTGGAAAGCTGGTC from Desulfopila inferna carries:
- the hemG gene encoding protoporphyrinogen oxidase, producing the protein MTHHTDTIIIGAGLSGLTVAHKLRTTCYGHRYVILEKSESTGGVIRSHHENGFTAEIGPHGFLDNCKESREILEECGLAGESVKAPLINFVRYVLLDGELRMIPQTPLKILLAPLVPWSAKLRVLAELWQEPLAGEPTVAKWVNHRFGKALLPFADAVFTGTYAGDIDRLTIDSVMPAIRHLEQEHGSVIRGMLAKARSSRKNRKKEPAGFSMPAMTSFPEGMARLPQKLSQYLTEDADLFLNCEVQSLSRLDGGWRVVTSRGRFEADNLVLAVPTNTAISLLRELVPPPLPAVAEADILTVVFGYGPGSSLPPGFGYLIPEQEQRFTLGTLFSSNMFPGRAPAGHILFETLVGGRRHPERLTLSDEELIRRALDDVRDILPLHGEPVYTKVLRPWGSIPQLEQHYPELLSWRNHLREHFPGLYICGFGWEGIGLNDMMKHGVRTAEAIATGAGAKSQEAAVKGVYF